A part of Aegilops tauschii subsp. strangulata cultivar AL8/78 chromosome 2, Aet v6.0, whole genome shotgun sequence genomic DNA contains:
- the LOC109752613 gene encoding ACT domain-containing protein ACR6 translates to MALADDHDEYAKLVRGMNPPRVVIDNEASDDATVIRVDSVNSHGTLLAVVQVIADLNLVIRKAYFSSDGSWFMDVFNVTDRDGNKVLDTPTISYIQTTLEAEDCYYPEARNTVGIVPSEEYTSIELTGTDRPGLLSEVCAVLAGMQCAVRSAELWTHNTRVAAVVQVTDAAKAAGGAIEDEARIADISRRLDNLLRGQNVVRAAAAASLTHKERRLHQMMFEDRDYGAAGRPDPRTEVSVTHCAERGYTVVVVRCRDRPKLLFDTVCTITDMQYVVHHGTVSSEAGGGAYQEYYIRHVDGHPVSSEAERRRVVQCLEAAVERRTADGLELEVRTDDRAGLLSDVTRIFRENGLTIRRAEISSEDGEAVDTFYLSDPQGHPVEAKTIEAIRAQIGEATLRVKNNPLADDGGSSSDVAAGSTAFLFGNLFKFYRPFQNFGLIKLY, encoded by the exons ATGGCTCTCGCAGACGACCACGACGAGTACGCCAAGCTCGTCCGGGGGATGAACCCGCCGAG GGTTGTGATCGACAACGAAGCCTCCGACGACGCAACCGTCATCCGGGTGGACAGCGTCAACAGCCACGGCAccctcctcgccgtcgtccaggTCATCGCCGACCTCAACCTCGTCATCCGCAAGGCCTACTTCTCCTCCGACGGCAGCTGGTTCATGGACG TGTTCAATGTCACTGACCGTGACGGGAACAAGGTTCTTGACACGCCAACCATCTCCTACATCCAGACG ACGTTGGAAGCCGAGGACTGCTACTACCCGGAGGCGCGCAACACGGTGGGCATCGTGCCGTCGGAGGAGTACACGTCGATCGAGCTCACGGGCACCGACCGCCCGGGCCTGCTGTCCGAGGTGTGCGCGGTGCTCGCCGGCATGCAGTGCGCGGTCCGGAGCGCCGAGCTCTGGACGCACAACACGCGCGTCGCGGCCGTCGTGCAGGTCACGGACGCGGCCAAAGCCGCGGGCGGCGCCATCGAGGACGAGGCCCGCATCGCTGACATCAGCCGGCGCCTCGACAACCTGCTGCGCGGGCAGAACGTCGTGCGAGCGGCGGCCGCGGCGAGCCTGACGCACAAGGAGCGCCGCCTGCACCAGATGATGTTCGAGGACCGGGACTACGGCGCCGCCGGACGGCCGGACCCGCGGACGGAGGTCTCCGTGACGCACTGCGCCGAGCGCGGGTACACCGTGGTGGTGGTCCGGTGCAGGGACCGGCCCAAGCTGCTGTTCGACACCGTGTGCACCATCACCGACATGCAGTACGTGGTCCACCACGGCACCGTGAGCtccgaggcgggcggcggcgcctaCCAGGAGTACTACATCAGGCACGTGGACGGCCACCCGGTGAGCTCCgaggccgagcgccggcgcgtcGTCCAGTGCCTCGAGGCCGCCGTGGAGCGCCGCACCGCCGACGGGCTGGAGCTGGAGGTCCGCACAGATGACCGCGCCGGCCTGCTCTCCGACGTCACCCGCATCTTCCGGGAGAACGGGCTGACGATACGGCGCGCCGAGATATCGTCCGAGGACGGGGAGGCCGTGGACACCTTCTACCTGTCGGACCCGCAGGGCCACCCAGTGGAAGCCAAGACGATCGAGGCCATCCGCGCGCAGATCGGCGAGGCCACGCTGCGAGTAAAGAACAACCCGTTGGCCGACGACGGCGGTTCCAGCTCCGACGTCGCCGCCGGCTCGACGGCGTTCCTCTTCGGGAACCTCTTCAAGTTCTACCGTCCGTTCCAGAACTTCGGCCTCATCAAGCTCTACTAG